In the Gemmatimonadaceae bacterium genome, one interval contains:
- a CDS encoding pitrilysin family protein, which yields MTVATRPQPGPPRPYSFPRFERASLDNGAGLLVAEIAKLPVVTVTVVVNAGSETDPRGKEGLAQLTARCLVEGTRSSSALALAGRIEKLGGVIDSDAGWDTARINLTCLSRHLAESLDVLGEMLTGASFPQEELDRLRDERFAEIEQIRSEPRGLAEEAFMELVYAPDARYSMPPGGTRESVADITRDDVVRFHADMYSPGNASIVVAGDVSLANARTALERALSSWSGTPGRIVERGVAAAESGRRALLVVKEGAAQSELRIGHVGLPRSHPDYFPFSIMNAALGGVFSSRINLNLREQHGYTYGAHSIIDWRRDAGPFVVSTAVQTEVTADAARETIAELERIREEELTADELSLVTSYLQGVFPIRYESTAAIAAALANLVTYDLPDDYYDTYRDRVGAVTTADALRAAREHIRPEALRMVVVGDASLNEKLGSMSFGPIDVRTEMPAAPF from the coding sequence GTGACGGTTGCGACGCGCCCGCAGCCGGGCCCGCCGCGGCCGTACAGCTTTCCGCGGTTCGAGCGCGCGTCGCTCGACAACGGAGCGGGGCTGCTGGTCGCCGAGATAGCCAAGCTGCCGGTCGTCACCGTGACGGTAGTGGTGAACGCCGGGTCGGAGACGGATCCGCGCGGCAAGGAGGGACTCGCGCAGCTCACCGCGCGCTGTCTGGTGGAAGGAACGCGCTCGTCGTCGGCACTGGCGCTGGCGGGGCGCATCGAAAAGCTCGGCGGCGTCATCGATTCCGACGCGGGGTGGGACACGGCGCGGATAAATCTCACGTGCCTCTCACGGCATCTCGCCGAATCGCTCGACGTCCTGGGAGAGATGCTCACCGGCGCGAGCTTTCCGCAGGAGGAGCTGGACCGGCTGCGGGACGAGCGGTTCGCGGAGATCGAGCAGATCCGGTCGGAGCCGCGCGGGCTGGCCGAGGAAGCGTTCATGGAGCTGGTGTACGCGCCGGACGCGCGGTACTCGATGCCGCCCGGCGGCACGCGTGAGTCGGTTGCGGACATCACGCGCGACGACGTCGTACGATTTCATGCCGACATGTACTCGCCCGGGAACGCGTCGATCGTCGTTGCGGGCGACGTGTCGCTCGCCAACGCGCGGACCGCGCTCGAGCGGGCGTTGTCGAGCTGGTCGGGAACGCCGGGCCGGATCGTGGAGCGGGGCGTGGCCGCGGCTGAGAGCGGGAGACGCGCGCTGCTCGTCGTGAAGGAAGGCGCCGCGCAATCGGAGCTGCGCATCGGACACGTGGGGCTTCCCCGCTCCCACCCGGACTACTTCCCTTTCAGCATCATGAACGCCGCGCTAGGCGGCGTGTTCTCGTCGCGCATCAACCTCAACCTGCGCGAGCAGCACGGCTACACCTACGGCGCGCATTCGATCATCGACTGGCGCAGAGACGCGGGGCCGTTCGTCGTGTCGACAGCGGTGCAGACGGAGGTGACGGCCGACGCGGCGCGCGAGACGATCGCCGAGCTGGAGAGAATTCGTGAGGAGGAGTTGACCGCGGACGAGCTGTCGCTGGTGACCAGCTACCTGCAGGGAGTTTTCCCCATCAGGTACGAGAGCACCGCGGCGATCGCGGCCGCGCTGGCGAACCTCGTGACATACGATCTACCCGACGATTACTACGACACGTATCGCGATCGCGTGGGGGCGGTAACGACCGCTGACGCGCTACGTGCCGCGCGCGAGCACATCAGGCCGGAGGCTCTGCGGATGGTCGTGGTCGGCGACGCCTCGTTGAATGAGAAGCTGGGAAGCATGAGCTTCGGGCCTATAGACGTGCGGACCGAGATGCCGGCGGCGCCCTTTTAG
- the mnmE gene encoding tRNA uridine-5-carboxymethylaminomethyl(34) synthesis GTPase MnmE: MTGSLLTGDTIVAVATPPGRGAIAVIRLSGVNAADIAARHVAPWPIEPRTATLCELRDGEGRPLDRAIVTLFSAPHSYTGETVIELATHGGDLTPALVVEQLVASGARPAEPGEFTRRAVLNGKMDLLQAEAVADLIDASSRPLRDAAVRQLDGGLSRRVLELRDRMLEIESLLAYDIDFPEEDEGPVPRERILRAVDAAAASLDDLLATVPRGELIRSGAVVVIAGEPNVGKSSLFNALIGRSRAIVTDVPGTTRDAIEALIDGDRWPLRLIDTAGIRDTTDIVERLGVELSQRHIQGGHVVLACGDSAASLEHVLQRVGAIARSPAVIPTRTKSDLVADELDAGSPVEAVHVSATTGAGLKELLARIDHELSRRYDSGGVDTPVVTRARHRAILRAARDELTAFRKGWLSDELPATVAAVHLRSAVHSLEELIGSVDVEDVLDRVFSSFCVGK, translated from the coding sequence ATGACTGGATCTCTCCTCACCGGTGACACGATCGTCGCGGTCGCGACGCCTCCGGGGCGCGGTGCGATCGCGGTGATCCGGCTGAGCGGCGTGAACGCGGCCGACATTGCCGCTCGGCACGTGGCTCCGTGGCCGATCGAGCCGCGCACGGCCACGTTGTGCGAGCTGCGGGACGGCGAGGGCCGGCCGCTGGATCGCGCGATCGTAACGCTGTTCAGCGCCCCGCACTCTTACACCGGCGAAACGGTGATCGAGCTTGCCACGCACGGCGGTGATCTCACACCGGCGTTGGTAGTCGAGCAGTTGGTGGCTTCCGGTGCGCGGCCGGCGGAACCCGGCGAGTTCACCCGGCGCGCGGTCCTGAACGGCAAGATGGATCTGCTGCAGGCCGAAGCGGTCGCCGATCTGATCGACGCATCCTCGCGGCCGCTGCGCGACGCGGCGGTGCGGCAACTGGACGGCGGTCTCTCCCGCCGGGTCCTGGAGCTGCGCGACAGGATGCTCGAGATCGAATCGCTGCTCGCGTACGACATCGACTTTCCGGAGGAGGACGAGGGGCCGGTGCCGCGGGAGCGCATCCTCCGCGCGGTGGACGCCGCCGCCGCGTCGCTCGATGATCTGCTGGCGACGGTCCCGCGCGGCGAGCTGATCAGGTCGGGCGCCGTTGTCGTCATCGCCGGGGAGCCGAACGTGGGGAAGTCGTCGCTCTTCAACGCGCTGATCGGCCGCTCCCGCGCGATCGTGACCGACGTGCCGGGAACCACACGGGACGCGATCGAAGCGCTGATAGACGGCGATCGGTGGCCGTTGCGGCTGATCGACACGGCCGGCATCCGCGACACGACCGACATCGTCGAGCGGCTCGGGGTGGAGCTGAGCCAGCGGCACATCCAGGGAGGGCACGTCGTGCTGGCGTGCGGCGATTCCGCCGCCTCGCTCGAGCACGTGCTCCAGCGCGTCGGAGCGATCGCCAGAAGTCCGGCGGTGATTCCCACTAGAACCAAGAGCGACCTGGTCGCTGATGAACTGGACGCGGGAAGCCCGGTAGAAGCCGTCCACGTCAGCGCGACAACCGGCGCGGGGTTGAAGGAGCTGCTCGCGCGCATCGATCACGAGCTCTCGCGGCGGTACGACAGCGGCGGCGTCGACACGCCCGTCGTCACGCGCGCGCGGCACCGGGCGATCTTGAGAGCCGCGCGCGACGAGTTGACCGCGTTCCGGAAGGGGTGGCTCTCCGACGAGCTGCCCGCGACCGTCGCGGCGGTGCACCTACGGTCGGCGGTTCACTCGCTGGAGGAGCTGATCGGATCCGTGGACGTCGAAGATGTTCTCGACCGCGTGTTCAGTTCGTTCTGTGTTGGGAAGTAG
- a CDS encoding aminotransferase class IV yields MAETLMWVNGKQVDPAAPHISGLDRGFNRADGLFETMRSYGGHVAFLARHMRRLAGGAKALGLALPDLSEQVLTGARVATENGWGDSAIRLTVSRGVGDLGLPPTPGVKPTAVVIAAPLPPTPPGMYDKGISVQIAKGRRNEYSVTSGLKTLAYAEAVIALTTAREAGFDDALFLDIEGHVAEGPISNVMLVKGRKLITPPLTCGILPGITRAVTMELAGEQGLTVEERPVQRAEIDTADEMFYTSSLRELYPIVKVDETTIGAGRPGPIYQQLHAAYAAGVRARS; encoded by the coding sequence ATGGCTGAAACGCTGATGTGGGTAAATGGAAAGCAGGTCGATCCCGCCGCTCCGCACATCTCCGGACTCGACCGCGGCTTCAATCGCGCGGACGGACTGTTCGAGACGATGCGCTCGTACGGCGGACACGTGGCATTTCTCGCCCGCCACATGCGGCGTCTCGCCGGCGGCGCGAAGGCTCTTGGTCTCGCACTGCCGGATCTGAGCGAGCAGGTCCTCACCGGCGCGCGCGTCGCGACGGAGAACGGCTGGGGCGACTCCGCGATCAGGCTCACGGTGAGCCGCGGCGTCGGCGACCTGGGCCTCCCGCCGACCCCCGGCGTGAAGCCGACCGCCGTGGTGATCGCGGCGCCGCTGCCTCCGACGCCTCCCGGCATGTACGACAAGGGCATCTCTGTGCAGATCGCGAAGGGTCGCCGCAACGAATACTCCGTCACCTCCGGCCTCAAGACTCTGGCATATGCCGAGGCCGTGATCGCGCTGACCACGGCGCGCGAAGCCGGCTTCGACGACGCGCTGTTTCTCGACATCGAGGGACACGTCGCCGAGGGTCCGATCAGCAACGTCATGCTCGTCAAAGGGCGGAAGCTGATCACTCCGCCGCTGACGTGCGGGATCCTTCCCGGCATCACGCGCGCCGTGACCATGGAGCTCGCCGGGGAGCAGGGACTTACCGTGGAGGAGCGGCCCGTGCAGCGCGCGGAGATAGACACCGCGGACGAGATGTTCTACACGAGCTCGCTGCGCGAGCTGTATCCGATCGTGAAGGTGGACGAGACCACGATCGGTGCCGGGCGGCCGGGCCCGATTTACCAACAGCTCCACGCGGCCTACGCAGCCGGCGTCAGAGCGCGCAGCTAG
- a CDS encoding pitrilysin family protein, with amino-acid sequence MRIAIETLTLDNGLRVVLSEDHTAPIVAVNLWYHVGSGNERSGRTGFAHLFEHMLFQGSEHVAANEHFELIARAGGTLNGSTWLDRTNYYETVPSNQLALALWLEADRMGALLPGMTQEKLDTQRDVVKNERRWTVDNQPYGSWWEKLPALAYPANHPFHHSLIGSFEDLDAASLPDVSEFFATYYTPDNAVLSLAGDFERSEAVVLIERFFGSIPRGAGKPPLADTALPPVFGAPLREVVPDNVSLPRLYLAFRSPPFGSPGHYAASVCATILGTRKTSRLQRSLIREQRVAAEASAFTFDLAKGADLLVLDVLALPGVSADTLEAAVLEEVERIHRDGVTEEEVVRAIALIETGWTLSMESATGRADKLSMFATYFDDPSLVNEQSDRYREVTSDSVSRFARERLGPDNRATLLYVQAETAAQAAA; translated from the coding sequence ATGCGAATTGCGATAGAAACGCTGACGCTCGACAACGGCCTGCGCGTGGTGCTGTCCGAGGATCACACCGCTCCGATCGTGGCGGTAAACCTCTGGTACCACGTGGGCTCGGGGAACGAGCGGAGCGGCCGCACGGGGTTCGCGCACCTGTTCGAGCACATGCTGTTTCAGGGCTCCGAGCATGTGGCCGCGAACGAGCACTTCGAGCTGATCGCGCGCGCCGGCGGCACGCTGAACGGATCCACCTGGCTCGACCGGACGAACTACTACGAGACCGTGCCGTCCAACCAGCTCGCGCTCGCGCTCTGGCTGGAGGCCGACCGGATGGGCGCGCTGCTCCCGGGGATGACGCAGGAGAAGCTCGACACCCAGCGCGACGTAGTGAAGAACGAGCGGCGCTGGACGGTGGACAACCAGCCGTACGGCAGCTGGTGGGAGAAACTTCCCGCGCTCGCCTATCCCGCGAATCATCCCTTCCACCATTCGCTCATCGGATCGTTCGAGGATCTGGACGCCGCCTCCCTTCCCGACGTGTCGGAGTTCTTCGCGACGTACTACACGCCGGACAACGCGGTCCTTTCGCTCGCGGGCGATTTCGAGCGCAGCGAGGCGGTCGTGCTGATCGAACGGTTCTTCGGCTCGATTCCGCGCGGCGCCGGCAAGCCTCCGCTCGCGGACACCGCTCTGCCGCCGGTCTTCGGCGCGCCGCTGCGCGAAGTAGTGCCCGACAACGTGTCGCTGCCGCGCTTGTATCTCGCGTTCCGGTCTCCCCCGTTCGGCTCGCCCGGTCATTACGCCGCGAGCGTATGCGCGACGATCCTCGGCACGCGCAAGACGAGCCGGCTGCAGCGGTCGCTTATTCGCGAGCAGCGCGTCGCGGCCGAGGCGAGCGCGTTCACGTTCGATCTCGCCAAGGGCGCCGACCTGCTGGTGCTCGACGTTCTCGCGCTTCCCGGCGTGTCCGCCGATACGCTGGAGGCGGCGGTGCTCGAGGAAGTGGAGCGCATCCATCGCGACGGCGTCACGGAGGAAGAAGTCGTGCGCGCTATCGCATTGATCGAGACCGGTTGGACGCTGTCCATGGAATCGGCCACCGGCCGCGCGGACAAGCTGTCGATGTTCGCCACGTACTTCGACGATCCTTCGCTCGTCAACGAGCAGTCGGACAGATACCGCGAGGTCACGAGCGACAGCGTCTCGCGGTTCGCCCGCGAGCGGCTCGGCCCCGACAACCGCGCGACGCTGCTGTACGTCCAGGCGGAGACCGCGGCACAGGCGGCAGCGTGA
- a CDS encoding DUF2225 domain-containing protein produces the protein MTTLRRIELRCPICDNRFRSDSVVSTNAFGGKRTDFHELASGKQPLAYLVHMCRTCGYSGLERDFADEAEVSVGLKEQVWKELSPIASSAAMTGSEKYEAAAKVAEWQMADIRHVADLWLRAAWCCVDEFDVEAERYFRRLAARWFERVAAEVTDPDTQQWVILVADQQRREPKEWFS, from the coding sequence TTGACAACGCTGCGACGGATCGAGCTGCGCTGCCCGATCTGCGACAACCGCTTTCGGTCCGACTCCGTGGTCTCGACCAACGCGTTCGGTGGAAAGCGGACAGACTTTCACGAGCTAGCGAGCGGTAAACAGCCGCTGGCGTATCTCGTTCACATGTGCAGAACGTGTGGGTACTCCGGGTTAGAGCGCGATTTTGCGGACGAAGCGGAAGTCAGCGTCGGCCTGAAAGAGCAAGTGTGGAAAGAGCTGTCCCCGATCGCATCGTCTGCCGCAATGACCGGGTCGGAGAAATACGAAGCCGCGGCGAAGGTCGCGGAGTGGCAGATGGCGGACATTCGCCACGTCGCCGATCTCTGGCTGCGCGCGGCGTGGTGTTGCGTGGACGAGTTCGACGTCGAAGCCGAGCGTTACTTCCGGCGGCTTGCGGCCCGCTGGTTCGAGAGGGTGGCAGCCGAAGTCACGGATCCGGACACGCAGCAGTGGGTGATACTCGTGGCGGACCAGCAGCGGCGGGAGCCGAAGGAGTGGTTTAGCTAG
- a CDS encoding MBL fold metallo-hydrolase, translating to MTFVGAAREVTGSCHVLKVDGRTVLLDCGLFQGARQESAAKNKRLPLPIGEIDAVVLSHAHIDHAGRLPLLIREGYAKQIFATPATRDLCAIMLGDSAHIQEKDAEFLAKRRKEFIEPLYTTRDAVRTIELMVGQPYGTTFDVVPGVRATFIDAGHILGSASVILDCTENGVSMRLVFSGDIGRRGLAIIRDPQIPTGADAVIMESTYGNRDHESVADARSHLARVVRETAARGGRVLIPAFAVGRTQELIYSLHELHREGAIPAVPIYVDSPLAIDTTSVFEMHPDTFDRNEDFVRKVPELFQFDLVRYTRSVEDSKELSAMHGPMVIIAASGMVEAGRILHHLAQGAGDPRNTILIVGFQAEHTLGRRIVERRPMIKVFGDEMPLKANVEVINGYSAHADRRELTSWLQAVRESSPALRDIYLVHGEPPAQDELATSLTAKGFSVSSPSPGTTIML from the coding sequence GTGACCTTCGTAGGCGCGGCTCGAGAAGTGACCGGCTCGTGTCACGTTCTCAAAGTGGACGGCCGAACGGTGCTGCTCGACTGCGGGTTGTTCCAGGGGGCGCGGCAGGAGTCCGCCGCCAAGAACAAGAGGCTTCCACTGCCAATCGGCGAGATCGACGCCGTCGTGCTGTCGCACGCGCACATCGATCACGCCGGCCGGCTGCCGCTTTTGATCCGCGAGGGCTACGCGAAGCAGATCTTCGCCACGCCCGCCACCCGGGATCTGTGCGCGATCATGCTGGGCGACTCGGCGCACATCCAGGAGAAGGACGCGGAGTTCCTCGCCAAGCGCCGCAAGGAGTTCATCGAGCCGCTGTACACAACGCGCGACGCGGTGCGAACGATCGAGCTGATGGTGGGCCAGCCGTACGGCACCACCTTCGACGTCGTCCCCGGCGTGCGCGCGACGTTCATCGACGCGGGACACATACTAGGCTCTGCGTCGGTGATCCTGGATTGCACGGAGAACGGAGTCAGCATGCGGCTCGTGTTCTCCGGCGACATCGGCCGGCGCGGACTCGCCATCATCCGCGACCCGCAGATCCCGACCGGCGCGGACGCGGTGATCATGGAATCGACGTACGGCAACCGGGACCACGAGTCCGTGGCGGACGCGCGCTCGCACCTCGCCCGAGTCGTGCGCGAGACCGCGGCTCGCGGCGGCCGGGTGCTAATCCCGGCGTTCGCCGTAGGCAGGACGCAGGAGCTCATCTACAGCCTGCACGAGCTGCACCGGGAGGGCGCCATCCCGGCCGTCCCGATTTACGTGGACTCCCCACTCGCGATCGACACGACCAGCGTGTTCGAGATGCACCCGGACACTTTCGATCGCAATGAGGACTTCGTCCGGAAGGTCCCGGAGCTGTTCCAGTTCGACCTGGTACGCTACACTCGTAGCGTAGAGGATTCGAAAGAGCTCTCCGCCATGCACGGGCCGATGGTGATCATCGCGGCGTCCGGCATGGTCGAGGCCGGCAGGATCCTGCACCACCTGGCGCAGGGAGCCGGGGATCCGCGAAACACGATCCTGATCGTTGGCTTCCAGGCCGAGCATACGCTTGGGCGGCGGATCGTCGAGCGGCGGCCGATGATCAAGGTGTTCGGCGACGAGATGCCGCTCAAGGCGAACGTCGAGGTGATCAACGGCTACAGCGCGCACGCCGACCGCAGGGAGCTGACGTCGTGGCTCCAGGCCGTGCGGGAGAGCTCTCCCGCGCTGCGGGACATTTATCTCGTGCACGGCGAGCCGCCCGCGCAGGACGAGCTCGCGACATCGCTCACGGCGAAGGGATTCTCCGTCAGCAGCCCGTCGCCCGGGACGACGATCATGCTCTGA
- the upp gene encoding uracil phosphoribosyltransferase — MTIERVAEFPSLSIIRHPLIQHKLTMLRDRDTPTKIFKELVDEIAMLMAYEATLELGLASIDVETPLERTVGARITGKKLTLVPILRAGLGMVEGILRLIPAARVGHIGLYRDHDTLEPVDYYFKVPGDAPEREFFVLDPMLATGGSAVSAVSALKRAGAGRIRFLCLVAAPEGVRRLSKAHPDVTIYAAALDRELNSVGYILPGLGDAGDRLFGTR; from the coding sequence ATGACCATCGAGCGAGTCGCAGAGTTTCCATCGCTGTCAATTATCCGGCATCCGCTGATTCAGCACAAGCTGACAATGCTGCGCGACAGGGACACGCCGACGAAGATCTTCAAGGAGCTCGTAGACGAGATCGCGATGCTGATGGCGTACGAGGCCACGCTCGAGCTCGGGCTGGCTTCGATCGACGTAGAGACCCCCCTCGAGCGAACGGTCGGCGCGCGGATCACCGGGAAGAAGCTGACCCTCGTGCCGATACTCAGGGCCGGACTCGGCATGGTCGAAGGAATTCTGCGTCTGATCCCCGCCGCGCGCGTCGGCCACATCGGGCTATACCGCGACCACGACACGCTCGAGCCCGTGGATTACTACTTCAAGGTTCCGGGCGACGCGCCGGAGCGCGAGTTCTTCGTGCTCGATCCGATGCTGGCGACTGGAGGCAGTGCCGTATCGGCGGTCTCCGCGCTCAAGCGTGCCGGCGCGGGGCGAATCCGCTTTCTCTGCCTCGTCGCGGCTCCGGAAGGAGTCAGACGCCTGTCGAAAGCGCACCCCGATGTGACGATCTACGCCGCGGCGTTGGATAGGGAGCTGAATTCCGTAGGGTATATCCTGCCGGGGCTTGGGGACGCGGGCGATCGGCTGTTTGGAACGAGATAG
- a CDS encoding YdcF family protein: MASKLLIFFRLAVAIILTFAGLWVVSALAVFIFAARDNARRADAIVVLGAAQYDGRPSPVLKARIDHALSLFNRKLAPRLIVTGGRGEGDTTSEAAVARNYALRRGVPDSAILLESSGRTTEESIRAVASILESRDLNSAVLVSDPAHMFRLWILAHRFGVTPYTSPTQTSPALNRRARLRYMFQESLKAPAALFLEEAVATKLLPPVRKIIPDEISP, encoded by the coding sequence GTGGCATCGAAGCTTCTAATCTTTTTCAGGCTGGCCGTCGCGATCATCCTCACGTTCGCGGGGCTGTGGGTAGTGTCCGCGCTGGCGGTGTTCATCTTTGCGGCACGCGACAACGCCCGCCGCGCGGATGCGATCGTCGTGCTCGGCGCCGCGCAGTACGACGGCAGGCCGTCGCCCGTGCTCAAGGCGCGCATCGATCACGCGCTGAGCCTGTTCAACCGCAAGCTCGCGCCGCGGCTGATCGTCACCGGCGGGCGCGGGGAGGGCGACACGACCAGCGAAGCAGCCGTGGCGCGGAACTATGCGCTGCGCCGCGGGGTGCCCGACAGCGCGATCTTGCTGGAATCGAGCGGCCGCACGACGGAAGAATCGATCCGGGCCGTGGCTTCGATCCTGGAGTCGCGCGATCTGAACAGCGCGGTGCTCGTGAGCGATCCCGCGCACATGTTCCGGCTGTGGATCCTGGCGCACCGGTTCGGTGTCACGCCATACACGTCGCCGACGCAGACGAGCCCGGCCCTCAACCGCCGGGCCCGCCTGCGGTACATGTTCCAGGAATCGCTCAAGGCCCCGGCGGCGCTGTTCCTCGAGGAGGCGGTGGCGACGAAGCTGCTGCCGCCGGTGAGGAAGATCATTCCGGACGAGATATCGCCCTAG
- a CDS encoding alpha/beta hydrolase gives MLIAVVIAAGVALLLLALIWWGQEKLVYFPQPGPFEHPAEVHRIDYSAADGQPLLAYVVGDPATSRGVLLCFHGNADLAIYQVDWAREIHRRTGYAVVLAEYRGYMGLGGKATYPGIQLDADAAYDAVRSRFGVDSSRIAFFGYSLGSAVAAELALEHEPRALLLKAPFTSAREMAPRVISPPLALAFRFISRVHYDTRAAVAAIDAPVWVVHGTRDGVIAVAMGRAVFETARNKGELLIVDDAQHNDLAGLGGGAYWEWFERALKQ, from the coding sequence GTGCTGATCGCGGTGGTGATAGCTGCCGGCGTCGCCCTGCTGCTCCTCGCGCTCATCTGGTGGGGGCAGGAGAAGCTCGTCTACTTTCCGCAGCCCGGGCCGTTCGAGCATCCGGCGGAAGTGCATCGGATCGACTACTCCGCCGCGGATGGACAGCCGCTGCTGGCGTACGTGGTCGGCGATCCCGCCACCTCCCGCGGCGTGTTGCTCTGCTTTCATGGGAACGCCGACCTCGCGATCTACCAGGTGGACTGGGCTCGGGAGATCCACCGCCGCACCGGCTACGCCGTGGTGCTGGCCGAGTATCGCGGCTACATGGGGCTCGGCGGGAAGGCAACGTACCCGGGCATCCAGCTCGACGCCGATGCGGCATACGATGCCGTCCGTTCGCGGTTCGGCGTCGATTCCTCACGCATCGCATTTTTCGGCTACTCGCTCGGCAGCGCGGTGGCGGCCGAGCTCGCGCTGGAGCACGAGCCGCGGGCGCTGCTGCTCAAGGCCCCGTTCACTTCAGCGCGCGAGATGGCGCCGCGCGTGATCAGTCCGCCGCTGGCGCTCGCCTTCAGATTCATCTCGCGCGTGCACTATGACACGCGCGCGGCCGTCGCGGCCATCGACGCGCCCGTGTGGGTCGTCCACGGCACGCGCGACGGCGTGATCGCGGTGGCGATGGGGCGCGCGGTGTTCGAGACGGCCAGGAACAAGGGCGAGCTGCTCATCGTGGACGACGCGCAGCACAACGATCTAGCTGGACTCGGCGGCGGGGCGTACTGGGAGTGGTTCGAGCGGGCACTGAAACAGTAG
- a CDS encoding MBL fold metallo-hydrolase produces the protein MRITYIGHATLLIEVQGRRILTDPNFDPALGRFLARVSEPGIALNALPKLDAILVTHAHADHLSFRSLDQLPRDIPLYAPPAVAKWLARLGYKHAVPIAPGETAEVHGLSIHAELATHQGSRYGVDRWRKDTNMYLVDTGSKSCFFAGDTALTEDTAMLVRTHLHARGRRLDVALLPIGHAPWWKTGFRKGHLTSADALDLFGRMDARYLIPYHWGTFDHVTSKAYDAIDRLRLLLPQHPREGDVRILEPAETFELD, from the coding sequence GTGCGAATCACTTACATCGGGCACGCGACGCTGCTGATCGAGGTGCAGGGCCGCAGAATCCTAACCGACCCCAACTTCGACCCCGCGCTCGGCCGGTTCCTCGCGCGCGTGAGCGAGCCGGGGATCGCGCTGAACGCGCTGCCGAAGCTCGACGCCATCCTGGTCACGCACGCGCACGCGGACCACCTCTCGTTCAGATCGCTGGATCAGCTGCCGCGGGACATCCCGCTGTACGCCCCGCCCGCCGTGGCGAAATGGCTCGCGCGGCTGGGATACAAGCACGCGGTGCCGATCGCGCCCGGAGAGACCGCGGAAGTGCACGGGCTCTCGATCCACGCGGAGCTGGCTACGCACCAGGGGAGCCGGTACGGCGTGGACCGATGGCGCAAGGACACGAACATGTATCTCGTGGACACCGGCTCGAAATCGTGCTTCTTCGCGGGCGACACGGCCCTGACCGAAGACACCGCGATGCTGGTTCGGACACACTTGCACGCGCGTGGGCGCAGGCTGGACGTCGCGCTCCTGCCGATCGGCCACGCACCCTGGTGGAAGACGGGCTTCCGGAAGGGGCACCTCACCAGCGCCGATGCGCTCGACCTGTTCGGCCGCATGGACGCGCGCTACCTGATCCCGTATCACTGGGGCACGTTCGACCACGTCACCTCGAAGGCCTACGACGCGATAGACAGGCTCCGTCTCCTTCTGCCACAGCACCCGCGGGAAGGCGACGTGAGAATCCTGGAGCCGGCGGAGACCTTTGAGCTGGACTGA
- a CDS encoding polysaccharide deacetylase family protein, translated as MVSGDALVLQAGIDRIKQGRTLSGRRLSLAAAGCAAVAVLSVLTLSFYQPRCLIGAASAALPDILFAVKTERPLVALTFDDGPDSTVTPRVLEILQREHVLATWFVNGSAVAQHPDQLRAIVAGGHQLANHMWDRTPAWTLTPERLAASVEATAAAVPGSDMRTMLRPASGWIRPSSADWTRRKGYRIILGSVYANDPLKPPPQYLTWAIVRMAQRGDIVVLHVGAGRERTAEALPGMIKGLRAKGLRFVRLSELLDSATATSQHRTN; from the coding sequence GTGGTCAGCGGCGACGCACTGGTGCTACAGGCGGGCATCGATCGCATAAAGCAAGGCCGTACGCTTTCTGGGCGGCGCCTCTCGCTCGCGGCGGCAGGGTGTGCGGCAGTTGCCGTGCTCAGCGTCCTGACGCTCTCCTTCTACCAGCCCCGTTGCTTGATCGGCGCGGCATCCGCCGCATTGCCGGATATTCTGTTCGCGGTGAAAACGGAGCGCCCTCTCGTGGCGCTGACGTTCGACGACGGACCTGATTCGACGGTTACGCCGCGCGTCCTGGAGATATTGCAGCGCGAGCATGTCCTCGCTACGTGGTTCGTCAACGGGTCGGCGGTAGCGCAGCATCCGGATCAGCTGCGAGCGATCGTTGCCGGCGGTCACCAGCTGGCGAATCACATGTGGGACCGGACGCCGGCCTGGACGCTCACGCCGGAACGGCTTGCCGCAAGTGTGGAGGCCACTGCCGCCGCGGTGCCGGGCAGCGACATGCGAACCATGCTCAGGCCCGCTTCAGGCTGGATACGACCTTCGTCCGCTGATTGGACGCGCCGCAAGGGATACCGGATCATCCTGGGTTCCGTCTACGCCAATGATCCGCTGAAGCCGCCTCCGCAGTACCTGACCTGGGCCATCGTCAGGATGGCGCAGCGTGGAGACATAGTGGTGCTTCATGTCGGTGCAGGCAGGGAACGGACAGCGGAAGCACTTCCCGGAATGATCAAAGGCTTGCGGGCGAAAGGGCTGCGATTCGTGCGTCTCTCGGAGCTGCTCGACTCCGCGACAGCTACTTCCCAACACAGAACGAACTGA